The Bacteroidota bacterium region TCCGTGTACATAAATCTATCCGTTTCCATTTTATCATTCATCTTATCTGCATTAGCAGTAATTACGTTTTGCTTTAATAAATAATCTGGTAATACAGGATGAGGATTAGTTTTTAGTATGTGAGATAATTTAAACGCACAAGAATCTTGCCCTGTGCTAAATGGTGTTAAATACACTTCATAAACATCATTTTCTTGAGGATCAATAATATCAACAGTTTGTGTAAGAGCTATTGTTTGAGTATAATTTCTTTTCCACTCATAGCTTTGGTATCCGCTAGGGGCTGTAAAACTAATTAACGTATCTCCTTTACAAAAATAAGGAGCAGGTAATTCTGAGTTAAAACATTTACAATCTATATAGGCATAGGCATAATGACCAGTAGGAGAACAATCGGATGTCGTAAACTGAATTGTTACATTCTGACCCAAATAGTCTGTTAAATCAAGACTTACATCCGACCATGATTTGTATATAATTGTATTGAAGCTACTTCCAACAGTTACAAATCCAGGTATGTTCTGTCCAGCAGAAACACGATAGTAAGAACATGGAATTGTATCTCCATTTTGGTCATACATTATAATTTCAAAAAATGGTTGCTCTGTTGGTAAATGTTGTGGATCTTGCAGCACAACAGCATAACTATAAGTAAATGCCTTGTTATCTGCATTAACCATAAATGTTTGCTTTAACTGCTCTGCTATTCCTCCGGTAACTGTAGAGCCAAGCATAAAAGATGCTGTTCCCCCAGGAGCAACTCTCGGAAATCCTCCTGTAGGATCTGTTCCTCCAACTACAATCGTATGGCTATTTACAAAAAAACCTTGCTGAGCGCAGCATCCAGGATTTATCAAAGGATGAAAGCCTTTTCTACCAGACCAACCGGTATATGTACTATCTTCAAAATCCATATTTACACAAGTTGAATTGGTATCTGAAATTTTAAATGACGCTCCTTTACTTGTAATTTGAACACTGGGGTGATTGATTGTATACAATTTAGACCGAATAATTCCATCAAACTCGCTTTTATCCAAGCCCGACTTAACCAATGCATTATACAAACCGATTGTATCGTTTTGATTAGTTATTATTTGTTGCCATGTTTGAGCAACTAATTGAGAGTAAAAAAATGTTACAACACAAAAAGAAACAATAAAACGCACCATACTTACAATTTTAAATTTAAACTATTTCGCAAATCAAATTTATATTATTTTATAACAGTTACATAACCTTTGCTTTCCACAGGATCTTTGTCGGGATAGCAAGTATTGGTAAAAATTGCATGAAAATAATATGTGCCGGCACCTGAATCATTACAGTCCCATTCCTTTTTATAATCTTCCGATTCAAAAACAAGCTTACCCCATCTATTATATATTTTTATTGAAAATTTGTCCGTGTACATAAATCTATCCGTTTCCATTTTATCATTCATCTTATCTGCATTAGCAGTAATTACGTTTTGCTTTAATAAATAATCTGGTAATACAGGATGAGGATTCGTTTTTAGTATATGTGATAATTTAAATGCACAGGAATCTAATCCCGTTTTAAAGGGTGTTAAGTACACTTCATATACATCATCTTCTTGCGGATCAATAATATCAATAGTTTGCGTAGTACCTATAGTTTGAGTATAATTTTTTTTCCACTCATAGCTTTGATAGCCACTCGGAGCAGAAAAACTTATTAAAGTGTCACCCTTACAAAAATAAGGGGGTATTAATCCAGAGTCGTCACACTTAGTGTCTAAATATACATAACCATAATGACCACCCCAGTCGCAATCTGCAGTAGTAAACTGAATAGTAACATTTGTTCCGATATAATCTGTTAAGTCTAAACTCACATCTGTCCAGTTTTTGTAAATTACTCCGGCAAAAAAACCACCTGTATAAAAAACAGAATCTATACCTTCAATATTATATCCTCCGGCAACTCTATAATAAGAACAAGGAATGGTGTCTTTATTTTGATCAAGCATCACAGCCTCAAAGTACGGTTGAATATTTAAGGTGTGGCTAGGATCTTCCAATACTAAAGCATAGCTATAGGTAAAACTTTTTTTGTCGGCAGTAACCATAAATGTTTGAGAAAGCTGTTCCGCTTCTCCCCCATAATTATCATTTCCTAATCTTATAGAATACTTCCCTCCATTAGGGTTTACAACGGGAATTGCAGGCGCATTGGGATCCATTGCAGAACCAAACATAATTGTATGTCTATTTGAAACAAAGCCATTTGTATTACAACATGTTCCGTAAGCAGGTGTATAGCCCGTTCTCCCACTCCAACCAGCAAAAGTGCTATCTTCAAAACCGGCATTCGTACATGTAGAATTTGTATCTGATGTTTTGTAAGATGGAACAGTAAATGGTTGATAATAGTTTGGATTTGATAGTCTAAATAACTTAGACTTAATTATTCCTGCATACTCATTCTGTGGTACTCCTCCTTTAACTAATGCATTGTACAACCCAATTGTATCTCCTTGATTTTTAATAATTTGCTGCCATGTTTGAGCTTTTGCTACTAGAGACACTAGCAAAAAAACGACACTGAAAAATTTGTTCATATTTACCATTTTCATTTAAGATGCAATATAGGTAAAAAAAGTTGCATTAGTTTTTTTACAGAATAAAATAATATTAGTGCATTTTTAGCGTTTATTAGTAAAAATAAGACTTTTATCACCCTTTAAACCGATTCATTATTGAAACTAAAACTACTTAATAAATGAATAAAACAATTACTCCGAGCAACTTAATAAGCCAACCGACATCCAACTCTTCAAAAAATGAATTAACACCTCATTTACACACAATTAGGAATATTTTAAATTATTCGAAAGCGCTGTCTATTATTAAAACGAGTCAACTAGGCACAATTGAATTGCTAAAAAATTAAGCAATTTGATTAAAAATTTTTAAGCAATGGTTTTTCGTGCTACTTTTGTTTTATGCAAAAGCAAGAGCGCTTCGAAAAAATTTTAAATTACTTTCAAAAAAACAATCCCACTGCGGAAACGGAGCTACATTACACAAATCCGTTTCAACTTTTGGTTGCTGTTATCTTATCTGCACAGTGTACAGATAAGAGGGTAAATATGGTAACTCCTGCCCTGTTCAAGCAATTTCCAAACGCAAAAGCGCTTGCAACAGCATCTTCGGAGGAGGTTTTTACCTATATCAAAAGTATTAGTTACCCTAACAATAAGGCAAAACACCTTGTTGGTATGGCAAATATGTTGGTGCATGAATTTAAAAACAAAGTTCCATCTGATATAAACGACCTGCAAAAATTACCGGGTGTTGGTCGCAAAACAGCTAATGTTATAGCTTCTGTGGTATATGCAAAACCTGCCATGGCAGTTGATACGCATGTATTTAGAGTATCGGAGCGGTTAGGACTAACAAACAATGCAAAAACTCCATTGGCAACAGAAAAACAGCTAGTTAAATATATTCCCGAACATTTAATAGCAACGGCTCATCATTGGCTTATCCTGCATGGCAGGTATGTATGCATTGCCCGTAGCCCAAAATGCAACGAATGTGAGTTAAAACCCTATTGCAAATATTTTGCAAAAAACAGTTTAAAACTGCTGAAAACTTAACTTGGGAAACAACAAAGTTTTGTGTTATTTGTACAACACATCAGCACATTTCTTTGTTATTAGACAATAACAAAATTTGAAAAATGACAAAAGCAAGTAAACAAATTTATACGCATTTAAAAGTTGGACAAAAAGCTCCTGATTTTTCCATAAAAAATCAAGAAGGCAAGGTAGTTTCGCTAAAAGAATTTAAAGGGAAAAAGTTGATAATTTATTTTTACCCAAAAGACAACACTCCCGGTTGTACAGCGCAAGCTTGCAATTTAAAAGACAACTACTCTGCTTTACAAAAGCAAGGCTACGAGATATTAGGGGTTAGTGCCGATAGCGAAAAAGCACACAAAGGCTTCATAAGTAAATACGAATTACCATTTATGCTACTTGCCGACACCGAAAAAGAAATGATTACAAGCTATGGAGCATGGGGAGAAAAATCTATGTATGGTAAAAAATATATGGGAATTATGCGTTATACTTTTATCATTTCGGAAAAAGGAATTATAGAAAATATTATAACAGAAGTGGATACTAAAAACCATTCCAAACAGATTTCTGAATTTTAAAAACAACTTTCTAAAAAAAACAGATTAACCAACGAACCGGTAACCCAAATAAGTAACAATTAAAACAAAATAAAATGAGCAAAGAAGTAAAAGAAACAAAAGAGAACAACAAAGAAAAGTTGAAAGCTTTACAAATGACAATTGACAAGCTAGAAAAAACGTACGGGAAAGGCACAATTATGAAGCTTGGAGACACTGCCGTAGAGCAAGTTGAAGTAATTCCTACCGGATCACTAGGTTTGGATGTTGCATTAGGCATTGGCGGATATCCCAAGGGAAGAATAATTGAAATTTATGGGCCTGAATCATCAGGAAAGACAACATTGTCAATTCATGCTATTGCTGAAGTTCAAAAAACCGGTGGCATTGCTGCATTTATAGATGCGGAACATGCTTTTGATAGAGTATATGCACAAAAATTAGGTGTAGATATTGAAAGTCTTTTAATATCTCAACCTGATAATGGCGAACAAGCATTAGAAATTGCAGAAAACCTAATTCGCTCCGGAGCTATTGATATTATTGTTATTGACTCGGTTGCAGCACTTACTCCTAAAGCTGAAATTGAAGGAGAAATGGGCGAATCTAAAATGGGACTTCAAGCTCGTTTAATGTCACAAGCGTTAAGAAAACTTACTGCTAGTATTAACAGAACCGGCTGTTGCTGCATTTTCATTAATCAGTTGCGCGAAAAAATTGGTGTTATGTTTGGCAATCCGGAAACTACAACAGGAGGAAATGCTCTTAAATTTTATGCTTCGGTACGTTTGGATATCAGACGAGTTGGCCAGATAAAAGAAGGTGAAACCGCTGTTGGGAACAGATCGAGAGTTAAAGTGGTAAAAAACAAAGTAGCTCCTCCATTTAGAATGGCCGAATTCGACATCATTTTTGGAGAAGGAATTTCGAAAGTAGGCGAAGTTATTGATATGGGAGTTGAATTAAATATTATCAAAAAGAGCGGATCATGGTTTAGCTATGAAGACACCAAACTTGGTCAAGGTAGAGATTCTGTGAAGTCTGTATTTGCGGATAATGTAGAATTAGCAGAAGAAATAGAAAGAAAAATAAAAACGGCACTACTAAAATCTGAAGAAGCTGTGGTGGTAGCTGAATAACTTTAAATTGTTTCTTAATTTAAAAATCCCGATAATTATATGAGTATTAATTATCGGGATTTTTTTATGTTTAAAATCAAACAAATTATTTATTGCCTGCTATTCATTTTAGTAGTAAGTGGATGCAACACCAATTCAACCAAAACACCTGTTGATACAAATATAGACTCTACCCAATTATCAATTGAGGCACTTAACAAAGAAATTCTTAATAGACCCAACAACTCTACTCTTTACCACAAAAGAGCGCAAGCTTATTTCGACAAAAACGACAATCCAGCAGCCATTGCAGATTTACAGCGATCAATAAAACTTGATAGCGGAAATATAAAAAGCTATTTACTACTTTCCGACATCTATTTTAAAATAAATAAAACAAGCCAAACAAAAGCTACGCTCGAATTATGTATTAAAAAAAATCCCGAAAGTATTGAGGCTCTCATAAAATTGGCCGAACTATTTTTTTATGTTCGCAAATATTCAGAATCAATTGAATTGATAAATAAAGCCCTTAAAATAGACCAATACTATTCTAAAGGATACTTTTTAAAAGGATTGAATTTTAAAGAACTTGGCGACACCACCAAAGCAATATCTAGCTTGCAAACTGCTGTAGAGCAAGACCCCGAATATTTTCATGCCTATATGGAATTGGGATTGCTATTTGCCACAAAAAATAATCCACTAGCATTAGACTATTACAACAATGCCTTGCGCATACAACCCACTAATCAAGATGCACTATACGACAGAGCACTATTTTACCAAGATGCCGGAGATTATAAAACAGCAGACTCCTTGTATAAAAAATTACTTTTTCACTACCCTCAACATACTAACTCCTTGTATAATTTGGGTGCAATGCAGTTGTTGCAAAACAGGAACTATGCCAATGCAATTACCTATTTTAACGATGTAATTCGGTTTGACTCCACCGATTTTAAAGCGTACTATGCAAGAGCACTTTGCTACCAGGAGCTGGGAAATAACAAACAAACCCTTGCCGACCTTCAGAATACATTACGATTAAACCCCACTTTTACACCAGCCATAGAAGCTTATAAAAAACTAACTAAATAATTTTAGCATTAGCGAACTAATCGCAATTAAAAGTTTCTTATTTCGTAAAAATGATTATTTTTAAGGGTAACTAGCTCCGAGTATTATATGCAAAAATCAAGGCTTGTTGTTTTAGGCCTATCTGTATTTTTTATTACATCACTTGCCTTGCTAGTTGGGTGTGATGGAAAAGGTGGCGGAAAAGGAATTAGAGAAGGTACAATTGAATACGATGCTCGCCCAATTGATGTAAACAATCCGCTTGCTGCCTATTCTCCAACAAAAATGATTTTCAAGTTTAAAGACTCTAAATGCAAAGGAGAACTTTCTGCAGGTATGGGAATGCTAAACATGGCTTTTATTTCTAATCCTCAGAAAAAAACCTTTACTCAGCAAGTACGAATTGTTAACCAAAAATACTACCATATTTACGATACTATTGCGCTAAAAAAGGAAAACAAAGCTTTCCCAAAATTTACGCTAAAGCCAAGTAATGAAACAAAAATTATTGCAGGTTTTAAGTGTAAAAAAACTACAATTGTTTTTGAGGATCCCAAGAATCAATCGTTTGATATTTACTACACCAATGATATAGATATAGAAGCTCCTAATTGGAGCTCTCCATTCAAGGATATTGAGGGTGTTTTAATGGAGTATCAAATTGTTAGATACGGCTTTGAATTGCGATTTACTGCTAAAACTGTAACACAAAACAGTATAAAAGATGATCAGTTTGAAATTTCTAAAGATTACAAAAAGGTAACAGATCAATACCTCACCGACCTGTTTAAAAGTTTTCAATAAGAGCTTTATTAGATTATTCCATTCAAGCCACTTTTCAACCAACCATTTGGATGCTTCGTATCTCTTTACTTGAGCTTTGATTACAATTACTCTTTTATAAATTTTCCGAAAGAAGAAGTCCCTTTTGTAGAATTAAATACTTGAAAATTGTATAATCCTGCGGGCAAACTAGACAACTCTACTGTAGGTTTGTTATCTGTAACTGAAACAAGCTCTCCCAAAACAGAATAAATTGCAATAGAATAAGTACCAATTAAATCTTTTCCAGAAAAATTAATTATACTAGTTGCCGGGCTTGGATATACTAGAACAGCCTCTACTTTATTTTGCTCTCCAACAGAAAGCAAGCTATAAGCAGGAGCTTGCAGCTGCTTATTAAACTTTAATAAAAAAACATCATACCCTCCAGCTCCTTCACTATTTGTTTCTCCAACTACAATATAACCACTGTC contains the following coding sequences:
- a CDS encoding tetratricopeptide repeat protein, translated to MFKIKQIIYCLLFILVVSGCNTNSTKTPVDTNIDSTQLSIEALNKEILNRPNNSTLYHKRAQAYFDKNDNPAAIADLQRSIKLDSGNIKSYLLLSDIYFKINKTSQTKATLELCIKKNPESIEALIKLAELFFYVRKYSESIELINKALKIDQYYSKGYFLKGLNFKELGDTTKAISSLQTAVEQDPEYFHAYMELGLLFATKNNPLALDYYNNALRIQPTNQDALYDRALFYQDAGDYKTADSLYKKLLFHYPQHTNSLYNLGAMQLLQNRNYANAITYFNDVIRFDSTDFKAYYARALCYQELGNNKQTLADLQNTLRLNPTFTPAIEAYKKLTK
- a CDS encoding gliding motility-associated C-terminal domain-containing protein, giving the protein MNKFFSVVFLLVSLVAKAQTWQQIIKNQGDTIGLYNALVKGGVPQNEYAGIIKSKLFRLSNPNYYQPFTVPSYKTSDTNSTCTNAGFEDSTFAGWSGRTGYTPAYGTCCNTNGFVSNRHTIMFGSAMDPNAPAIPVVNPNGGKYSIRLGNDNYGGEAEQLSQTFMVTADKKSFTYSYALVLEDPSHTLNIQPYFEAVMLDQNKDTIPCSYYRVAGGYNIEGIDSVFYTGGFFAGVIYKNWTDVSLDLTDYIGTNVTIQFTTADCDWGGHYGYVYLDTKCDDSGLIPPYFCKGDTLISFSAPSGYQSYEWKKNYTQTIGTTQTIDIIDPQEDDVYEVYLTPFKTGLDSCAFKLSHILKTNPHPVLPDYLLKQNVITANADKMNDKMETDRFMYTDKFSIKIYNRWGKLVFESEDYKKEWDCNDSGAGTYYFHAIFTNTCYPDKDPVESKGYVTVIK
- the nth gene encoding endonuclease III; translated protein: MQKQERFEKILNYFQKNNPTAETELHYTNPFQLLVAVILSAQCTDKRVNMVTPALFKQFPNAKALATASSEEVFTYIKSISYPNNKAKHLVGMANMLVHEFKNKVPSDINDLQKLPGVGRKTANVIASVVYAKPAMAVDTHVFRVSERLGLTNNAKTPLATEKQLVKYIPEHLIATAHHWLILHGRYVCIARSPKCNECELKPYCKYFAKNSLKLLKT
- the bcp gene encoding thioredoxin-dependent thiol peroxidase codes for the protein MTKASKQIYTHLKVGQKAPDFSIKNQEGKVVSLKEFKGKKLIIYFYPKDNTPGCTAQACNLKDNYSALQKQGYEILGVSADSEKAHKGFISKYELPFMLLADTEKEMITSYGAWGEKSMYGKKYMGIMRYTFIISEKGIIENIITEVDTKNHSKQISEF
- the recA gene encoding recombinase RecA; this encodes MSKEVKETKENNKEKLKALQMTIDKLEKTYGKGTIMKLGDTAVEQVEVIPTGSLGLDVALGIGGYPKGRIIEIYGPESSGKTTLSIHAIAEVQKTGGIAAFIDAEHAFDRVYAQKLGVDIESLLISQPDNGEQALEIAENLIRSGAIDIIVIDSVAALTPKAEIEGEMGESKMGLQARLMSQALRKLTASINRTGCCCIFINQLREKIGVMFGNPETTTGGNALKFYASVRLDIRRVGQIKEGETAVGNRSRVKVVKNKVAPPFRMAEFDIIFGEGISKVGEVIDMGVELNIIKKSGSWFSYEDTKLGQGRDSVKSVFADNVELAEEIERKIKTALLKSEEAVVVAE